Genomic window (Acidobacteriota bacterium):
GGAGGGAACCGATGCCGCAACTCAGCCTTTTCGACACCCCCGAACGGGTGGTGGTTTTCGACCTGGAGACCCAGCGGAGCTTCCTGGAGGTGGGGGGGCGGGGCAACCTCGCCCGGATGGGGGTTTCGCTGGCCGTGATGTACGATTACGCCGCGGACGCCTACCGGACCTTTTTCGAGCCCGACATGGAGCGACTGATCGACGAACTGCTGGCCAGCACCCTGGTGATCGGCTACAACGTCAAGGGGTTCGACTATCCCGTGCTGTCCGCCTACCGGTCCGGCGGCTGGCACCGGAAGCTGCCGACGCTGGACCTCATGGAGCACCTCGCGGACCGGCTGGGCTTCCGCATCGGTCTCGACAACGTGGCGGGAGCCACCCTGGGGAAGGGGAAGAGCGGGTCGGGCCTGGACGCCCTGCGGTGGTTCAAGGAAGGCCGGATGGACCTGATCGAGACCTATTGCCGGGACGACG
Coding sequences:
- a CDS encoding ribonuclease H-like domain-containing protein, whose translation is MPQLSLFDTPERVVVFDLETQRSFLEVGGRGNLARMGVSLAVMYDYAADAYRTFFEPDMERLIDELLASTLVIGYNVKGFDYPVLSAYRSGGWHRKLPTLDLMEHLADRLGFRIGLDNVAGATLGKGKSGSGLDALRWFKEGRMDLIETYCRDDVEVTRRVYEFGKANRHVKFREKNGEVRTVGVSW